TGAGTTGCATCCGTTCTTTGGACTTTTAAAAAAAATATTGGAGAATGAAAATAACTGTTGTTGGTGCAGGTAACGTGGGTGCTACATGTGCAAATGCAATTGCTGAAAAGGAACTTTGTAGTCAGGTTGTATTATTGGATGTCGTTAAAGGAACTGCTGAAGGTAAAGCTTTGGATATTGCCGAAATGGCGCCTTTAGCATTGTTCGATACCCGGACTATTGGTGTAACCAATGATTTTGAGGCTACAGCTAACTCTAAAGTAGTAGTAATTACATCCGGTCTTCCCAGAAAGCCGGGTATGTCCCGCGAAGATTTATTGGGTACTAATGCCCGCATCGTTAAAGAAGTTACTGAAAATATCATGAAGTATTCTCCCGATGCAATTATTATTGTTGTATCCAATCCTTTGGATGCTATGGCTTATTGTGCATACAAAACAGCTAATATTTCTCCTAACCGTGTAATCGGTATGGCCGGTTTGCTGGATACCGCCAGGTACAGGACATTTTTGGCCGACGAACTCGACTGTTCTGTAAAAGACATTCAGGCAATTATCCTTGGCGGTCACGGTGATGATATGGTTCCCCTGGTTGATTATACCACAGTTAGCGGTGTTCCTATAACCCAGTTGGTTGAAAATGACAGGTTACAGGAAATTATTGCCCGTACAAGAGTTGGCGGTGGTGAATTGGTTAACCTGATGGGAAGATCTGCATGGTATGCTCCTGGTTTTGCCGCTGCACGTATGGTTGAAGCTATTGTTAGAAACCAGAAACGTTATTTCCCATGCTGCGCATACTTACAGGGTGAATATGGTCTTAATGATATGTACTTCGGCGTTCCTGTAAAATTAGGAAAAGATGGTGTTGAGAATATTCTCGAAATCAAATTAAATGATGCAGAAAAAGCTATGGTTGAAAAATC
The sequence above is a segment of the Bacteroidota bacterium genome. Coding sequences within it:
- the mdh gene encoding malate dehydrogenase, giving the protein MKITVVGAGNVGATCANAIAEKELCSQVVLLDVVKGTAEGKALDIAEMAPLALFDTRTIGVTNDFEATANSKVVVITSGLPRKPGMSREDLLGTNARIVKEVTENIMKYSPDAIIIVVSNPLDAMAYCAYKTANISPNRVIGMAGLLDTARYRTFLADELDCSVKDIQAIILGGHGDDMVPLVDYTTVSGVPITQLVENDRLQEIIARTRVGGGELVNLMGRSAWYAPGFAAARMVEAIVRNQKRYFPCCAYLQGEYGLNDMYFGVPVKLGKDGVENILEIKLNDAEKAMVEKSANSVKNTLATLKGLNIF